Below is a genomic region from Erigeron canadensis isolate Cc75 chromosome 7, C_canadensis_v1, whole genome shotgun sequence.
CCTTCCAGAAGGCACAAAATTGAGAAGACCCACACGTCACTCATGAGAGTGTCAAGAAGCATGTGTTGTGTATTTTACTCTAATGAAAATTAGAAGTCTAAAATGCTAAACTATTTAGCAGtccagataaaaaaaaacacttagaaTAGATTGACAACTCACCGAAACACCAACATGAGGATCAGAATATCTAGCGAAAGGCACAAACACATAGTTCTATCCGTTGTGACAAGCCTGAAGTAACATAATGTAAGAATCTAGTGGTACTCTAAACAAAAAATTGCTAATGCATGAATCAAAAATTAATTTAGTAATAACACTCAAATATGGAAGGATAGACCCACCCCACCCCCCACCCccacaaaaaaaacaaaattagtaAACCTAGCAGCTGGTTCACTTGCATAAGGTTGAGGAAAACGGTCACTAAACTTGCTCAGACGTGTGAACATCTCACCGTCATCGTTAGGGCCATCGGACACCTCAATCTCAGCAGCCATTGCCTTTGCCTCCTTTTATGTACACGCCACACCCACCGAGCCACGATATAAAATCAAACCCACTAAATGGCAGGATGCATATACTTGTTGTAAAACTGAAAAGTCCTGATACACCTCTTCCAGGGAGAGCAATTGCTCTTAGTGGTTTCACACGAGCTCCATTCTGATCTTTCTTAGGCCTGGATTTATGCCAGCAGTTAGAAATCACATTACAATATCAGCAAAAGCAAAGATACAACTCTTAGCCTATAAAGTTTCAATCGAACTTGAGTTTCCCTAGCAAGCAACAATAAAGTCCgccaaaaattcaaatttatatGCTTAACGGTTGGTCGTCAAAACTGCCAATGCACAAAATCTCACAAGACAGGCCAGATATAACAATTATACGACTATTTCTTGAAAACCCTTTTCATATACAAGGAAATTTGTCGAAAAATTAACTCCCTTTTACtattaaaactaatataaaaaccttaaaatagaaaaaataacaaatccCCTAtaatagtattaaaaaaaagaacctCAATAAGAATAGAATCGTTCATATCAAATAGTTAATCTCAAgtacatatacataaaaaaaaattaaataaaaaggcaaaaaaaattagataaaaattaaactacaattaaattaaaaaatttggcTAAACATATCAGATAAACATCAAACCCTAAATATAAAAActacaattaaattaaaagatttaGATGAGGAGATAAAAGAAGACGAAAGAGACTAACATTGTAGCTTGGGAACAATATGGTGGAGCTCCTGTTCCTTTCTCAGGATAGCGATCTCTTTGCTATATAGCGAAGCTGTATAAGTTAATCctcgataaattaatacttcgataaaactaataatttgtccgATCCTAACTTGGGACCAACATAAAATTGAAcctcaatcaataaaataataatataataacttttttgaacccagtgtaaatatattagtccagtgaaactataaattaataattcattatatattctAAATTTCTAACATTGTCTAGtaaaaaatattcacaactaACTTTCTCCATGTTCGGGTACTCGACTGTTTTGTGACGCTTGGAACATCTATCTTGGTCAAAGTCAGCGGATAGGAACTCCAATGATATATTGAGAGTGTTTGATTGTTCCTTGAATAACtttcaaattaaaagttttgtcaACCTAATGCACCAAATCTTGTTGAGTGCATCCTTGGTGATCCATCTTATACTCGTATAACCGTTTTCGTTGTTGATTGGTCATGGTTGAATTTTTTACATCTTTTAGTTTAGAAGCCAAAGCTgatatgattttaaaacttGTCAATGGACattttatattgataaattagaATCATGTACATTGAACTATCTTTAATTCAAAACAACGAACTTTGACAAGTTTATTTAATGTGTGAATGTAAAATGtacatcaaaattttgaaggTCATACATgaacctctttaaattaattttattaatttatcgatataataatatctcgacaaattaataaaaaaccacagtcccaacattattaatttatagaggtgtTACTGTATATAGAATGATTGAATGAACATCTTCACCTCTAATCACCCAACCACCATGTATAACCGTTTTCGTTGTTGATTGGTCATGGTTGAATTTTTTACATCTTTTAGTTTAGAAGCCaaagttgatatgattttaaaacttGTCAATGGACATTTTATACTGATAAATTAAAATCATGTACATTGAACTATCTTTAATTCAAAACAACGAACTTTGACAAGTTTATTTAATGTGTGAATATAAAACGtacatcaaaattttgaaggtaatacatgaacctctttaaattaatttttattaatttatcgatataataatatctcgacaaattaaaaaaaaaccacagtcccaacattattaatttatagaggtgtTACTGTATATAGAATGATTGAATGAACATATTCACCTCGAATCACCCAACCACCATAGCCAGACCCTCCCCCCCCTCCTCCCCAAAAAAAATGTTCTCTTAACATGTTTGAATGTATTGGTTTCCTCAACTTGATGGTCACCGGCAGCGGGGTAGGGTGGGTATGGTGAAGATCATGGTGTAGGCGATGTGGTGGTGTCAGTGGTGGTTGGGGACTTTCAAAAGAAGTGTGTGTGTTACAAAGATAGTAGTATGTGTAAAAGTGTGGTGTTGTTTAGTTAAATATTACTCTAAAAGTCAAATAGATAATAGTTACTAACTATTAGTGCCTACATGGCAATTTTTTTGGAATGTCATAGTAATTTGGGAGGTCATTACGTAagataggtatatatatatatacacacgaaTGTTTGCATGATACGGTAGTAATAGCGATGACGGAGGTAGTGGTGACGACGACGGTATTGTGATGATGACTactagtggtggtggtggtagtggtagcGATGATGACGAGTGGTGTAAGTTATGAATGTAAAacttattgatataaataagaTAGTGTATTTATGTTAACAATTAAAggatatatgttataaattagTTTTATTAAGTGTATTAGaggtatatatgaaatgaaattagttaaaaaattgaataaagatgaaaaatattttaaatagttTAAACTATCTTTTAAGAAATAAGAGAATATGAAATGTTTGATATAGGAATGTAACTATGTACGTTATAGACATGGCACTCTCATGACTTTATGTCTCTAATTTAAGGGAAAGTCCTCCCCTATAGACATAGACAGTGTTTGATTATACTCCATTAATATCCACCTAAAACACTCGATCCCTATCCATAAACATACCCCTCTACCTATCATATCGTATCATTAATATTCCCCATCCCTTATCATAAATAATTCAGCTCTGTCGTTTATAACAACTTGCAAAGAAAATCTTGAAATGTTCAAACTTCTCATAGCCTTCGCGAATTCAAATAAATACACACACGCTCGCACCATACAACAACGATTTTGATAGCGACAACGGGTGGTGATAGCGGTGTCTATAATAGCTACGACGGCAAGTAGTGTAAGATGTTaaagtaaaagtaattgatataaaatggataatttagttattttatgagttatttgataaatgttataaattatttcattaaaaatatttttggtaaaACATGCATGTTAGGTGATATTTTGTCTTGGTTAGTTTAGCTAGAGAACTAGGTTAGATTTAGTTTAGTGGTTTGGAGAATTATGTGAGAAAACTAGGAGTAAGTTAGTTAGGAGGCCTTAGGACTAGCTAGCAGTTATGTTTTATGTGTATATTTTGTCTTGGTTATGatgtttttacatttttatgttgtttaatatgtcCAATATGGTTTCTTTTGTATATGTATTGTCGAACTTGTACTAAGGTATTGACACGTCGCATATTTGCTACTCCTCGCTACTCTCAAGGTAGTAGGACTCACCAGACAGGTATATGCTCTTATGATCTTCTCGACTAACAGGTATGGTATCTAAACACTCACTCTTGCCGACTTTTACGTCTTgatggccggaggtccttatgggAGCATTTACCTTTGGGTAGAGATAAGACTGTCTATAGTTCACCTCCCTCATACCCCGCCAGGGATTGGGTCCTATTGTTTTTGTTGCATGCATGTTCGGTGATATATGTGTTAAATGATGAGACAATTTGGGCACATCAAActtgtatatatagtataatatatatatatatatatgtaaacggCATATTATTCTAGTTTTGCATTACACGAATATTTAGGACATTATCGAAAATTCTCagaaaaaacttttattaatcaaCCCTTATATATGTGGGAAGTGAGACATAAACCCAAATAAATCATCCAATGAGACATCAACTCTTAGTAGTGagaaatattcatttgaaaattataaaagacgtaaaaactaaaaaactgatCAAAACACACTGCGAtttgaacttaacacaatgtgttttctaaaaacacattttgttaagtttcaaatcacagtctgtttttgatagcgcgtgaaaactggtcaaacacactgtgatttgaaacttaacacaatgtgtgttttaaaaaacacattgtattaATTTCAGATCATAGTGTGTTTTGGCcagttttatagtttttacgaaaattttggttttcaaataatCACAACTCATATAGTAATATAGATATCAATCCTTATTACTCATAGAATCATAGTGAATACATCTCGATTggtatagtagtatagatattaaTCCTTATTACTCATAGACCCATAACAATAGATAGATTGATCCTATTGATTGTGTGTTCCTTCCGCTACCTTTGCTAGTAACGCTCTTCAGTCAATATAGTTCGTAACAAGGCTTTCGCCTTCTTCATCACCAACTGTTTCTACTTTCtaggatattttttttttaattaacaggtaatttattttatccttcaactaaaaaaatgttgaatatgGAATCCAAACTTCCAAAACTACCCTAACTACCCGGTTCACATATCCCATCTCCATAAAGGTGAGAAATGAGAAGTGAGCTAGACACAAACCTGAGTCAAAAGTTTGTAAGAAAACTCTAACGGACAAACTTTTATTGTCGGAATTTGTAACACCCCTGAGTTGACACAAGaaattttaagtcaaaatataatttttaagtttGAAAATGCGATCTCGTATTTGTTGGTCGGCATCGTATTTAAAAATCGGCATCGTATATGAAAATCGACATCGATCGTATTTCATAAAGACCTCGTAATTTAACCTTGGCATCGTATTTTGGTTGTAGTCTCGTATTCTCTGTCTGCATCGTAATTTTGCCTAGTAAGGTGGCATAACATGGAATAATTCtattttaccctacatataaatagtcTTATTCTTTCACCGACCCTCATTTCCATCACCTTAGCCACCTAGCAAAAACACACACGCCTTTGTTACCCCTTACTAACCCATTATTACTACCTCACCTTACTACCCAAAAAACAACGAGTTTTAAggaaatcaaattttattttgtttagatttagcttTAATAACAGTGTTTTTACGTCCTTAGTATCATCACAAACATCTATTTTGGTCAATCAAAACCTACTTTATACTCTCCTTTTggtattttctagtttttctaTTAATACACGCACTACACACACCAAGTATTAAACTTTTTACatccaaaacgtttagaatcatatactacaactcttgtcaaagtttcgtgtgatttcgttaacgaaatcttgagatttaaggatttttatacaatttttgtaaactttgttcaaatgggtcatTAAGATTTAAGTCTGTTTTCGAGTTTCCGACTTTAGTATTGTTTTCCTATCATATTTGTGGGTCTAAAAGCAcaattttatgttaaaaacaCTTTTCTGATCAAAAGgaacgattagggttttctagaacaAATTTGGGAAAGAACAGCTCTAATTTACGACCCCGCCACCCAATTTGTGACTTTATTCACTATTTcaattttagttgtttttttaagcGAAATACTACCCAAAATTTGTGACCTCGCAATTGAGATTTACGACTTCGCAAATCTAGCCTCGTAATTTCATTTTGTCTTTTAATGAAATACTACCCTAAATTACTAGCCTCTCAATTGTAGTCTCTCAAATCTAGCCactcaatttcaattttgtcaTTTAGTGAATTACCACCCCAAATTCTCAATTAAGATCTCAACCTCAAAATAAGATCccgaattcaatttaagaccccgaattcaatttaagaccctGAATCCAATTTAAGACCCCAACTCTGGacaactttggtcggtttaatcaattttagtcaactttggtcaatttAGTCAATattggtcaactttagtcgatttggtcaacttaatCAAACTCGTAACTTGGTCAACTTTGATCAAACTTGTAAATttgggtcaaagtcaaactagtaagcttttggacaacttagtTAACACTTGGTAGCACGTTATGAGCACGCTTTCCTATAATGAATACATACTTAATTGCGATAACTTGAAACAAATTAATTGCATGCCGATTACTTGCTTCTGAATATCTTGTGTAGCTTGATTTTATTGCTGGTAATCAGGTGAGTTTCATAGTCCCCTTTTCACATGTTTTCATGGGACTGAAAGGATACAAACTGTTTTTCTGATAAAACGTATATGGTGTTTTATGACTATCTATTTTGGATACACTTATGGTTACATATTTCAGATACATTTATGATTTCATACATTGGATTACATTTCCCATTACATAATGGATACTCTTTTATTATGTCGATTATAGATTGTACTGCATGATACCCTGTGTGTGCTTTATCGATAGTGTCGTGTGCCTATCCCTGTGTGTGCTTTATCGATAGTGGCGTGTGCCTGTCCCTGTGTATGCTTTATCGATAGTGTCGTGTGCCTATCCCTGTGTGTGCTTTACCGATAGTGTCGTGTGCCTATCCCTGTGTGTGCTTTATGTGGTTGATAGTGCTTTGTGTCTATCCCTGTGTTCTACCACTGCCTTGTTAACCAAATGGCCTTGAGACATATTGAAATTCAAGCTATGTGTACTTATTGTATCTAAAGTAAGTCTATAATCGAACGTTGCAATGTGTACTCTTAAAAGCATGTTTTGATGTGAAATGCTTACTATTAAacttacgaactcaccaaccactgtgttgacgcttttaagtttcctttcaggtaatcaagcaaatcaTGGCTAGTATGATAGCATGGGActcgtagcagacttcaggcttaggattTGGAATTTGCATGCTTTTCTATGTGCTAGTTGGCATTATGCCTAatcgtttcccctgcgtgggaacttattttatattttatttgaatgctaTGGAACCTATGTTTGTGACTTATGTTTGGCGTATTTGAACTATGTATTTGACTATTTTTTGttaatctatgcactcatttagttttcctatgtaacatctatgtgcgcgtgtgcttatCTTGCACCCCgagtttccgccttagtcggggtgtgacaaaaTATTACAGTTTTATAGTAGTGAGTTGCCAACCGCATTTGCATTTCTGCGTTTTTGGGACATGTTTGGTCTATCCCATTAGAAATAAGTGTCTTGtattgaattttcaaagtttttatatattaattttgacctttttgtttgtattatatagtatttgataaaagctatataaattgattgaattatatatataattgggtataattttcatcaaatattatataacaaaaatatatatatacagtcaaagtttaaaacaaaaactttaaagGGAGAGGAGGGAGTATATCATAAACAAATGTAGATGGAGAATGTTAACAAATTATTGAAGTTTAGATTACAATTCTCTATACCGGCCAAATCGAAGCTCGAATCAAATTGCCATACCGACCCGCAACCAACAATTGTTCAACGAAGCAATTATAACATGTAAATTGAGCAAATTAATTTGAAAGTGTAGTACAATCTTTAAGAAATGCAACATCTTACAGAAACTTTCTCACAATAAATCAAATCATAGTAAAACTTGGTTGATGAGGTTGTTAATGTTCAACCAAGATGACATGAAATCAGCCTTTTTCTTCCAAATCCTAGCCATTTCTCTCATCTCATTACCCTTTTCTTCAACCATTAAAACTTTCACCAGATTTTCAACCTCTTTTCTATCCACATTATTATCAATCTCCATTCCAATACCCCATTTGTTACAACTATACCAACAATTCGTTTGTTGTTCGGCAAAAAAAGGCCAACAAATCATTGGGACACCACTAGATATACTCTCCAGAGTCGAGTTCCATCCACTATGTGTCAGAAACCCTCCTATTGCAGGGTGGCTCAAAACTTTTTCTTGAGGGCACCAACTTGAAAGTAATCCTCTGTCTTTCGTCGTTTCCAAGAACTCGGGTTGTAGTACCGGTGAGTCCCCTGATACAAGGTCGGGTCGAATAACCCATAAAAAGGTCTGGTTACTATTAGCAAGTCCCCAAGAAAACTCGACTAGTTGTTGAGGTGTCATCACAGTGATGCTCCCAAAATTCACATACACAACTGAATTCGGTTCTTTTGAATCCAGCCATTCTAGGCATTCGGTCTCTTCTTTCCAAAGATTTGAGCCTAATAACTGAAGATCATTTTTCTCCATACTATTGGCTAGTGTATGTAATGGTCCAATTGAGTAAACAGGAGGATAAATTGAACGAAGCTCGTCTAACACGTCTTGTTCTA
It encodes:
- the LOC122607333 gene encoding 7-deoxyloganetin glucosyltransferase-like, coding for MGSINNIQKPHAVCIPFPAQGHINPMLKFAKILHSKGFHITFVNTEFNHKRLVKSQGSDTLNRFSSFQFETIPDGLPPAENEDATQDIASLCKSTSETCVEPFKKLLLKLNNSTTLPPVSCVVSDGVMSFTLDVTQELGIPNVLFWTTSACGFLAYAHYATLKQKGFIPLKDAADLTNGYLDTTVDCIPSMKGIRLKDIPTFVRTTDPDEFMVQFVLRETSRAKNASAIILNTFEDLEQDVLDELRSIYPPVYSIGPLHTLANSMEKNDLQLLGSNLWKEETECLEWLDSKEPNSVVYVNFGSITVMTPQQLVEFSWGLANSNQTFLWVIRPDLVSGDSPVLQPEFLETTKDRGLLSSWCPQEKVLSHPAIGGFLTHSGWNSTLESISSGVPMICWPFFAEQQTNCWYSCNKWGIGMEIDNNVDRKEVENLVKVLMVEEKGNEMREMARIWKKKADFMSSWLNINNLINQVLL